A stretch of Brassica napus cultivar Da-Ae chromosome C6, Da-Ae, whole genome shotgun sequence DNA encodes these proteins:
- the LOC106428226 gene encoding polyamine oxidase 3, with amino-acid sequence MASEGKTDPQLNKDTSVSTLERMKKKRTPSVIVIGAGMAGIAAARTLQDASFQVVLLESRDRIGGRVHTDYSFGFPVDLGASWLHGVCKENPLAAVIGRLGLPLYRTSGDNSVLYDHDLESYALFDKAGNQVPQELVTKVGETFEHILEEICKVRDEQVEDMSISQAFSIVFKRSPELRLEGIAHNVLQWYLCRMEGWFAADAETISAKCWDQEELLPGGHGLMVRGYRPIINTLSKGLDIRLNHRVTKIARRYNGVKVTTEKGDTFAADAAVIALPLGVLKSGTIEFEPKLPDWKQEAINDLGVGIENKIILNFDNVFWPNVEFLGVVAETSYGCSYFLNLHKATNHPVLVYMPAGQLARDIEKMSDESAVKFAFSQLQKILPDASSPIHYLVSRWGSDINSLGSYSYDIVNKPHDLYERLRVPLDNLFFAGEATSTSYPGSVHGAYSTGLLAAEDCRMRVLERYGELEHEIEEEAPASVPLLISRM; translated from the exons ATACTTCTGTCTCAACCTtggagaggatgaagaagaagagaacaccTTCAGTGATAGTTATCGGAGCTGGTATGGCTGGTATCGCAGCTGCTCGCACTCTTCAAGATGCTTCCTTTCAG GTTGTGTTATTGGAGTCTCGTGACAGGATTGGTGGACGAGTTCACACTGATTACTCTTTCGGTTTTCCTGTTGATTTGGGTGCATCTTG GCTGCATGGTGTTTGTAAAGAGAATCCTCTGGCCGCAGTCATTGGGAGATTAGGATTACCTCTTTATCGAACTAGCGGTGACAATTCTGTCTTGTATGACCACGATCTTGAGAG TTATGCTCTATTCGATAAAGCTGGCAACCAAGTTCCTCAGGAGTTGGTAACAAAGGTTGGCGAAACTTTTGAGCACATTCTAGAAGAG ATCTGTAAAGTCAGAGATGAGCAGGTTGAAGACATGTCAATATCCCAAGCCTTTTCTATTGTATTCAAGAGATCACCTGAGCTGAG ATTGGAAGGGATTGCCCATAATGTGCTTCAGTGGTACTTGTGCCGcatggaaggatggtttgctGCTGATGCTGAAACCATCTCGGCAAAGTGTTGGGACCAG GAAGAACTGTTGCCTGGTGGACATGGTCTTATGGTTAGAGGGTATCGTCCTATCATCAACACTCTTTCGAAAGGTCTTGATATTCGACTAAACCACAG GGTCACCAAGATTGCCAGGCGCTACAATGGAGTGAAAGTGACTACAGAAAAAGGAGACACGTTTGCTGCGGATGCTGCAGTCATTGCGCTCCCTCTTGGCGTCCTAAAGTCAGGAACTATAGAATTCGAACCAAAGCTTCCGGATTGGAAACAAGAAGCTATCAACGACCTCGGTGTAGGAATCGAGAACAAGATAATACTAAACTTTGACAATGTGTTTTGGCCAAACGTAGAGTTTCTAGGAGTGGTTGCAGAAACCTCCTATGGATGCAGTTATTTCTTGAACCTGCATAAAGCCACAAACCATCCTGTTCTTGTCTACATGCCGGCTGGTCAGCTCGCTAGAGACATCGAGAAGATGTCTGACGAATCGGCTGTAAAATTTGCTTTTTCACAACTCCAGAAGATTCTTCCTGATGCATCTTCACCA ATACATTATTTGGTATCAAGGTGGGGATCAGACATCAATTCATTGGGATCATATAGCTATGACATAGTGAACAAACCTCATGACCTCTACGAGAGGCTGAGAGTGCCATTGGATAATCTATTCTTTGCTGGGGAAGCTACTAGCACAAGCTACCCGGGATCAGTACACGGTGCTTATTCAACAGGATTGTTAGCTGCTGAGGACTGCAGGATGCGCGTGCTTGAGCGTTATGGAGAGCTTGAGCATGAGATTGAAGAGGAAGCTCCTGCCTCTGTCCCGCTTCTTATATCCCGTATGTAA